One part of the Anopheles merus strain MAF chromosome 3L, AmerM5.1, whole genome shotgun sequence genome encodes these proteins:
- the LOC121599221 gene encoding radial spoke head protein 9 homolog, with amino-acid sequence MEIDSFTELVPLLSNFWRTIPAAQQLKLESSLTLLKQDHQLSQLYFLGRLEAHSVAYLLAFGTPGLDVFRERKFYYSRNAVDWILLLEPTDWTEEWSRLWAEFTGNASFAFKMRSLAAGSAGVVVREQDRLWCVIHAILREGAGVPRGALRMSTERDVVLNPLFRGLTRAEMVQLANYQHFRRPERPAEENLRGRKECDLSFDVFDRLEVDVLPEGKSFTMRVDDSGRLAVWSSLHWLGLEFFHKADSNVYGFFYQGDGRKNWDLPFMVEL; translated from the coding sequence aTGGAGATTGACAGCTTCACCGAGCTGGTGCCGCTGCTGTCCAACTTCTGGCGCACCATCCCGGCCGCCCAGCAGCTCAAGCTCGAGAGCTCGCTGACGCTGCTGAAGCAGGATCACCAGCTGAGCCAACTGTACTTTCTCGGCCGGCTGGAGGCCCACTCGGTCGCGTACCTGCTCGCGTTCGGCACGCCCGGGCTGGATGTGTTCCGGGAGCGAAAGTTTTACTACAGCCGGAACGCGGTCGACTGGATACTGCTGCTCGAGCCGACCGATTGGACCGAAGAGTGGAGCCGACTGTGGGCAGAGTTTACCGGCAATGCGTCGTTCGCGTTCAAAATGCGCTCGCTGGCGGCGGGCAGTGCCGGTGTGGTGGTGCGCGAACAGGATCGGCTCTGGTGCGTGATCCATGCGATCCTGCGGGAGGGGGCCGGTGTACCGCGCGGCGCCCTGCGCATGTCGACCGAGCGGGATGTGGTGCTGAACCCGCTCTTCCGGGGGTTGACGCGCGCGGAGATGGTGCAGCTGGCCAACTATCAACACTTTCGGCGACCGGAGCGGCCGGCGGAGGAGAACCTGCGCGGCCGGAAGGAGTGCGATCTTTCGTTCGACGTGTTCGATCGGCTGGAGGTGGATGTGCTGCCGGAGGGCAAAAGCTTCACCATGCGGgtggacgattccgggcggcTGGCGgtgtggagttcgctgcactgGCTGGGGCTGGAATTTTTCCACAAAGCGGACAGCAATGTGTACGGGTTCTTTTACCAGGGCGATGGGCGTAAAAATTGGGATCTTCCCTTCATGGTAGAGCTGTAA